A genomic region of Vigna radiata var. radiata cultivar VC1973A unplaced genomic scaffold, Vradiata_ver6 scaffold_86, whole genome shotgun sequence contains the following coding sequences:
- the LOC106754197 gene encoding non-specific lipid-transfer protein 13-like: MVGILVLALCLVSASDMGEAEEVMASPVSVCTPIFEYFPYCLEFLVGDPNFSMPSRKCCQHVIELNALAHHGIGPKTICWCIEIMVKGMQPPLVPSKIQDLPHMCNITLSFPISDSMNCSKVS; encoded by the exons ATGGTTGGTATCCTAGTACTGGCACTATGTCTGGTTTCTGCATCAGACATGGGTGAGGCAGAAGAAGTTATGGCCTCTCCAGTCTCTGTTTGTACACCAATATTTGAATACTTCCCATATTGCTTGGAATTCCTTGTGGGGGATCCAAATTTCAGCATGCCCTCAAGAAAATGCTGCCAACATGTGATAGAGCTTAACGCATTAGCCCATCATGGGATTGGTCCCAAGACCATTTGTTGGTGCATTGAGATTATGGTTAAGGGAATGCAACCACCATTGGTGCCCTCCAAGATCCAAGATCTTCCTCATATGTGTAACATCACTCTCAGCTTTCCCATCTCTGACAGCATGAATTGTTCCAA GGTGAGTTAA